A single genomic interval of Pseudomonas sp. TH06 harbors:
- the hda gene encoding DnaA regulatory inactivator Hda encodes MKPIQLPLGVRLRDDATFINYYPGANAAALGYVERLCEADAGWTESLIYLWGKHGVGRTHLLQAACLRFEQMGEPAVYLPLAELMDRGIEILDNLEQYELVCLDDLQVIAGKADWEEAMFHLFNRLRDSGRRLLIAASTSPRELPVKLADLKSRLTLALIFQMRPLSDEDKLRALQLRASRRGLHLTDEVGHFILTRGTRSMSALFDLLEQLDQASLQAQRKLTIPFLKETLGW; translated from the coding sequence ATGAAACCGATTCAGCTGCCCCTAGGTGTGCGTCTGCGTGACGACGCCACCTTCATCAACTACTACCCAGGCGCCAATGCCGCTGCACTCGGCTATGTCGAGCGCCTATGCGAAGCCGACGCCGGCTGGACAGAAAGCCTGATCTACCTGTGGGGCAAACACGGCGTAGGGCGTACGCATCTGTTGCAGGCCGCGTGCCTGCGTTTCGAGCAGATGGGCGAGCCGGCGGTGTATCTGCCGTTGGCCGAGTTGATGGATCGCGGTATCGAAATTCTCGACAACCTTGAGCAGTACGAACTGGTCTGTCTGGACGACTTGCAGGTGATTGCCGGCAAGGCGGACTGGGAAGAGGCGATGTTTCATCTGTTCAACCGTCTGCGTGACAGCGGTCGGCGCCTGCTGATCGCGGCTTCAACCTCGCCGCGTGAACTGCCGGTCAAGCTGGCGGACTTGAAATCGCGTCTGACCCTGGCGCTGATCTTTCAGATGCGTCCACTCTCCGATGAAGACAAATTACGTGCCTTGCAATTGCGCGCATCACGTCGCGGTCTGCACCTGACTGACGAAGTCGGGCATTTTATTTTGACTCGCGGCACCCGCAGCATGAGTGCGCTGTTTGACCTGCTCGAGCAGCTCGATCAGGCCTCGTTGCAGGCGCAACGCAAGCTCACCATTCCCTTCCTCAAAGAAACCCTCGGTTGGTAG
- a CDS encoding AI-2E family transporter, which translates to MADSRRWFWLGGVVLLCAFVWLLHPILTPFLVALLLAYLFDPLVDRLERLGLSRTWGVIAVFALFTLIVTALLLVLVPMLAKQLLRLYELAPQMLDWLQHTALPWAQAKLGLADGFWKFDKVKAAISEHMGQTTDIVSVVLSQATASSLALIGWLANLVLIPVVSFYLLRDWDVMMAKIRSLLPRDREATIVSLAGECHEVLGAFVRGQLLVMLALGVIYAAGLMIVGLELGLLIGLIAGLAAIVPYMGFVIGIGAALIAGLFQFGGDLYPMIGIVAVFMVGQALEGMVLTPLLVGDRIGLHPVAVIFAILAGGELFGFTGVLLALPVAAVIMVLVRHVHDLYKDSDIYSGADEPEL; encoded by the coding sequence ATGGCCGATTCGCGGCGTTGGTTCTGGCTCGGTGGGGTAGTCCTGCTTTGCGCGTTTGTATGGTTGCTGCATCCGATCCTCACGCCGTTTCTGGTGGCGCTGCTGCTGGCGTATCTGTTCGATCCGCTGGTGGATCGTCTGGAGCGGCTCGGTCTGTCGCGAACCTGGGGCGTGATCGCCGTGTTTGCCTTGTTCACCCTGATCGTCACGGCGCTGTTGCTGGTGCTGGTGCCGATGCTCGCCAAACAGTTGCTGCGCCTGTACGAACTGGCGCCGCAGATGCTCGACTGGTTGCAGCATACGGCGTTGCCGTGGGCGCAGGCGAAGCTCGGATTGGCGGATGGCTTCTGGAAATTCGACAAGGTCAAAGCGGCAATCAGCGAGCACATGGGCCAGACCACTGACATCGTCAGTGTGGTGCTGAGTCAGGCAACGGCTTCGAGCCTGGCGCTGATCGGCTGGCTGGCCAATCTGGTGCTGATCCCGGTGGTGAGTTTCTACCTGCTGCGCGACTGGGACGTGATGATGGCGAAGATTCGCAGCCTGCTGCCGCGTGATCGTGAAGCGACCATCGTGTCGCTGGCTGGCGAATGCCATGAAGTGCTCGGGGCATTTGTGCGCGGTCAGTTGCTGGTGATGTTGGCGCTGGGTGTGATCTACGCCGCGGGACTGATGATTGTCGGTCTTGAGTTGGGGCTGTTGATCGGCCTGATCGCGGGCCTCGCGGCGATCGTGCCGTACATGGGCTTCGTGATCGGTATTGGCGCGGCACTGATTGCCGGGTTGTTCCAGTTCGGCGGGGACCTTTACCCGATGATCGGGATTGTCGCGGTGTTCATGGTCGGGCAAGCGCTGGAAGGCATGGTGTTGACGCCTTTGCTGGTGGGGGACCGGATTGGTCTGCACCCGGTGGCGGTGATCTTTGCGATTCTGGCCGGTGGCGAGCTGTTCGGGTTTACCGGTGTCCTGCTGGCGCTGCCGGTGGCGGCGGTGATCATGGTGCTGGTGCGCCACGTACACGACTTGTACAAGGACTCCGACATCTATAGCGGGGCGGACGAGCCTGAGTTGTAA
- the purN gene encoding phosphoribosylglycinamide formyltransferase: MSATCDVVVLLSGTGSNLQALIDSTRTGDSPVRIAAVISNRADAYGLQRASDAGIATRSLDHKAFEGREAFDAALIELIDEFNPKLVVLAGFMRILSADFVRHYQGRLLNIHPSLLPKYKGLHTHQRALEAGDTEHGCSVHFVTEELDGGPLVVQAVLPVELHDTPQSLAQRVHVQEHLIYPMAVRWFAEGRLALGEQGALLDGQLLAASGHLIRH, from the coding sequence ATGTCCGCAACCTGTGATGTCGTGGTGCTGTTGTCCGGCACCGGCAGTAACTTGCAGGCCTTGATCGACAGCACGCGGACCGGCGACAGCCCGGTTCGCATCGCTGCGGTGATTTCCAACCGCGCCGACGCCTACGGCCTGCAACGCGCCAGTGACGCGGGTATCGCCACCCGCTCGCTGGATCACAAGGCATTCGAAGGTCGCGAGGCCTTCGACGCTGCCCTGATCGAACTGATCGACGAATTCAATCCGAAGCTCGTGGTACTGGCCGGTTTCATGCGCATTCTCAGCGCTGACTTCGTTCGCCACTATCAGGGTCGCCTGCTCAACATCCATCCGTCGCTGCTGCCCAAATACAAAGGGTTACACACTCATCAGCGCGCGCTGGAGGCCGGCGACACGGAACACGGCTGCTCCGTACACTTCGTCACCGAGGAACTCGATGGCGGACCACTGGTCGTACAGGCAGTATTACCGGTAGAGTTGCACGACACGCCGCAGAGTCTGGCGCAGCGAGTGCATGTTCAGGAACACCTGATCTATCCGATGGCAGTACGCTGGTTTGCCGAAGGGCGACTGGCACTCGGTGAGCAAGGTGCTTTACTGGATGGCCAGTTACTCGCGGCCAGCGGCCACTTGATTCGACACTAG
- a CDS encoding C40 family peptidase, translated as MTMSARLALIFFAALLSACASRTPPPAPVVRAPVVFGPSQSFSPAAEDVLFRALGLVGTPYRWGGNTPDSGFDCSGLIGFVYRDAAGISLPRSTRELIVMQAPNVGKEGLQTGDLIFFATNGGSQVSHAGIYVGEGRFVHAPATGGTVKLDSLSKAYWQKAYLSAKRVLQPEHLAHNP; from the coding sequence ATGACCATGTCGGCCCGCCTCGCATTGATCTTCTTCGCAGCGCTGCTCAGCGCTTGTGCCAGCCGTACACCGCCGCCTGCGCCTGTGGTTCGCGCGCCTGTCGTGTTCGGCCCCTCGCAATCGTTCTCGCCCGCTGCTGAAGACGTGCTGTTCCGCGCGCTTGGCCTGGTGGGTACGCCTTATCGCTGGGGTGGCAACACGCCGGATTCAGGGTTTGATTGCAGTGGACTCATCGGTTTTGTCTACCGTGATGCGGCGGGTATCTCTCTGCCGCGTTCCACTCGCGAGCTGATTGTGATGCAGGCGCCGAATGTCGGTAAGGAAGGCTTGCAGACGGGAGATCTGATTTTCTTCGCCACCAATGGCGGCTCGCAGGTCAGTCATGCGGGGATTTATGTCGGGGAAGGGCGCTTCGTGCATGCTCCGGCCACTGGCGGCACGGTGAAGCTGGACAGCTTGTCGAAGGCGTATTGGCAGAAGGCTTATCTGAGTGCCAAGCGGGTGCTGCAGCCTGAGCATCTGGCGCATAACCCATAA
- a CDS encoding DUF3108 domain-containing protein: protein MRRALLFACALLALPFAQAADLQPFSASYTADWKQLPMSGTAERSLTKEANGVWKLSFKASMMIASLSEESTLTLDKDTLLPQSYHFERGGLGKAKKADLDFDWNSKMVTGTDRGDAVKIPLNRGMVDKSTYQLALQHDVAAGKKTMSYQVVDDGEVDTYDFRVLGSEKVETKAGKIDAIKVERVRDPTQSKRTTVLWFAKDWDYLLVRLQQVETDGKEYNIMLQDGTVNGKAVKGS, encoded by the coding sequence ATGCGTCGCGCCCTGCTCTTCGCTTGCGCACTGCTCGCCCTGCCTTTCGCGCAGGCTGCAGACCTTCAACCGTTCTCCGCCAGCTACACCGCCGACTGGAAGCAGTTGCCCATGAGCGGCACCGCTGAACGCAGCCTGACCAAGGAAGCCAACGGCGTCTGGAAACTCAGCTTCAAGGCATCGATGATGATCGCCAGCCTGAGTGAAGAAAGCACCCTGACCCTGGACAAGGACACCTTGCTGCCGCAGTCCTACCACTTTGAACGTGGCGGTCTGGGCAAAGCCAAGAAAGCTGATCTGGATTTCGACTGGAACAGCAAAATGGTCACCGGCACCGACCGTGGCGACGCGGTGAAAATCCCGCTGAACCGTGGCATGGTCGACAAGTCGACCTATCAACTGGCACTGCAACATGACGTGGCAGCCGGCAAGAAGACCATGAGCTATCAAGTGGTCGATGACGGCGAAGTCGACACCTACGACTTCCGCGTACTGGGCTCGGAAAAAGTCGAGACCAAGGCTGGCAAGATCGACGCAATCAAGGTCGAGCGCGTGCGCGACCCGACACAAAGCAAGCGCACCACCGTCCTCTGGTTCGCCAAGGATTGGGATTACCTGCTGGTCCGCCTGCAACAGGTTGAAACCGACGGCAAGGAGTACAACATCATGCTCCAGGACGGTACGGTCAACGGCAAGGCTGTCAAAGGCAGCTGA
- a CDS encoding DUF2066 domain-containing protein: MRFCKLLFVGCLSVVSLASHAENLKGLYQVREPVHGQAPEERDRATQAALDTLVLRLTGDPKAPQNPGLAAIRKDPQQIISQFGFDAGPPEVLKVDFDPNTTEQALRRAGLSLWGASRPSILSWWLNDSTEGSSLVGDGQSAAAPLRAAAQHRGLPLRLPLADLSEQLVATAPALEGSDPAPLRAASERYSADALLAVHAREEGGQWQAKWHLWLGDQKEAGNVQGADQAAVADAVMLAVAERLAPRFVAKPGASGQQTLEVQGMNLERYATLLRLLEPFGMRLQSVDGDRIVYRVNGSADQMRAQLSLAKLQELPAEAPAPVAAPQPTVAGAPPVAAPAPTPAAPSLRFRW; this comes from the coding sequence ATGCGTTTTTGTAAATTGTTGTTTGTGGGCTGTTTGTCTGTGGTCAGCCTGGCAAGTCATGCCGAAAACCTCAAAGGCCTCTATCAAGTGCGTGAGCCGGTCCACGGCCAGGCACCGGAAGAGCGTGATCGCGCCACCCAGGCTGCGCTGGATACGCTGGTGCTGCGCCTGACCGGTGATCCAAAAGCCCCGCAGAATCCCGGGCTGGCGGCGATTCGCAAAGATCCGCAGCAGATCATCAGCCAGTTCGGTTTTGATGCCGGGCCGCCGGAAGTGCTGAAGGTCGATTTCGACCCGAACACCACCGAGCAGGCCCTGCGCCGCGCCGGGTTGTCCTTGTGGGGCGCCAGTCGGCCGTCGATTCTGAGCTGGTGGCTGAACGATTCAACCGAAGGTTCAAGCCTGGTCGGTGACGGTCAATCCGCTGCCGCACCGTTGCGGGCGGCGGCTCAGCACCGAGGTTTGCCGCTGCGTTTGCCGCTGGCGGACCTGAGTGAGCAACTGGTCGCCACCGCGCCGGCATTGGAAGGTAGTGATCCGGCACCGTTGCGCGCGGCTTCGGAGCGCTACAGCGCAGATGCCTTGCTGGCCGTGCATGCGCGGGAAGAGGGCGGGCAGTGGCAGGCCAAATGGCACTTGTGGCTGGGCGATCAAAAAGAAGCGGGCAACGTGCAGGGCGCCGATCAGGCCGCCGTGGCCGATGCGGTGATGCTGGCGGTGGCCGAGCGTCTGGCGCCACGTTTTGTTGCCAAGCCCGGGGCTTCAGGGCAACAGACCCTGGAAGTGCAGGGCATGAATCTTGAGCGCTATGCGACGCTGCTGCGGTTACTCGAACCGTTCGGCATGCGTCTGCAAAGTGTCGATGGCGATCGCATCGTCTATCGGGTCAATGGCAGTGCCGATCAGATGCGTGCGCAGTTGTCGCTGGCGAAGTTGCAAGAGCTGCCCGCCGAAGCGCCAGCGCCAGTGGCGGCGCCACAGCCAACAGTAGCGGGTGCTCCGCCTGTTGCAGCGCCGGCCCCGACACCGGCGGCACCGTCGTTGCGGTTTCGTTGGTAA
- a CDS encoding NlpC/P60 family protein, whose product MLKRFAPLVPLALVTLLYGCAAHSPVQEQPQQVKNSATAQSSVIYQEELDTEKELSDFNGNKPYQLPVLADSILERGMSLIGTRYRFGGTSEAGFDCSGFIGYLFREEAGMNLPRSTREMINVDAPLVSRSNLEPGDLLFFATNGRRGRVSHAGIYLGDNQFIHSSSRRSGGVRIDSLGDSYWSKTFIEAKRALAMAPTVVTARK is encoded by the coding sequence ATGCTAAAGCGCTTCGCACCCCTCGTGCCTCTCGCACTCGTCACCCTGTTGTACGGTTGCGCTGCTCATTCTCCAGTTCAAGAGCAGCCTCAACAGGTTAAAAATTCTGCCACTGCCCAGTCTTCCGTTATTTACCAGGAAGAGCTGGACACCGAAAAAGAATTGTCGGACTTCAACGGCAACAAGCCTTACCAGCTTCCAGTTCTGGCCGACAGCATCCTCGAACGCGGCATGTCCCTGATCGGTACCCGTTACCGTTTCGGTGGTACCTCTGAAGCCGGTTTCGATTGCAGCGGTTTCATCGGTTACCTGTTCCGTGAGGAAGCCGGCATGAACCTGCCGCGCTCCACTCGCGAAATGATCAACGTTGACGCGCCGCTGGTATCGCGCAGCAACCTCGAGCCGGGTGACCTGCTGTTCTTCGCCACCAACGGTCGTCGCGGTCGTGTCAGTCACGCCGGGATCTACCTGGGTGACAACCAGTTCATTCACTCCAGCAGTCGTCGCAGCGGCGGTGTTCGCATCGACAGCCTGGGTGACAGCTACTGGAGCAAGACCTTCATCGAAGCCAAGCGTGCACTCGCCATGGCGCCGACCGTGGTCACCGCTCGCAAGTAA
- a CDS encoding methyl-accepting chemotaxis protein — MSIRSLNIAPRAGLGFGLLALMVFALGAFALLQMSNMRAQSDEVDNNWLPSVMAVGEMSQDMLRLRALTMRLLLNRDPQALAQNVAKLNELRGVLSEAQQRYDVLIVLLEERKLFDRFKVAEHKYLEFQAQVMQLSAQNRVEEAAAILNGEMSPLADDMAVTLKELVELNKHNANLATEAARLVFTHSRVWVGVMIGVTALITIGLALLLTRSIVLPLAQSLGVAEVVAGGDLTGDINISGKDEPARLLHALKSMQHNLRDTIRQISESSSQLASASEELSCVTEDATRGLHQQSLEIEQAATAVNQMTAAVEEVASNAVATSEASRESDRIAQHGREQVQQTVSSIELLAEDVTSNASQVEDLAQKVHGISKVLDVIRSIAEQTNLLALNAAIEAARAGDAGRGFAVVADEVRALAHRTQQSTQEIEQMIGGIQQGTDSAVSSMQQSNVRARSTLELAKAAGTALEEIASAFTLINERNLVIASASEEQAAVAREVDRNLMNIRDLAMQTSAGANQTSAASQELSRLAVDLNNMVAKFSV; from the coding sequence ATGAGTATCCGTAGTCTCAATATTGCCCCGCGCGCCGGATTGGGTTTTGGTCTGTTGGCCCTGATGGTATTTGCCCTCGGCGCGTTCGCCCTGCTGCAAATGTCGAACATGCGCGCGCAGTCCGATGAGGTCGACAACAACTGGCTGCCGAGTGTGATGGCCGTCGGCGAGATGAGTCAGGACATGTTGCGCCTACGGGCGTTGACCATGCGCCTGTTGCTCAATCGCGATCCGCAGGCGTTGGCGCAGAACGTCGCCAAGCTCAATGAACTGCGCGGCGTGCTGAGTGAAGCCCAACAGCGTTATGACGTGCTGATCGTGCTGCTCGAGGAGCGCAAGCTGTTTGATCGCTTCAAGGTCGCCGAGCACAAGTACCTGGAGTTTCAGGCGCAAGTCATGCAGCTGTCTGCGCAGAATCGAGTGGAAGAAGCCGCAGCGATTCTCAATGGAGAAATGAGCCCGTTGGCCGACGACATGGCGGTCACCTTGAAAGAGCTTGTCGAACTCAATAAGCACAATGCCAACCTGGCCACTGAAGCTGCGCGGCTGGTGTTCACCCATTCGCGGGTGTGGGTCGGGGTCATGATCGGTGTCACGGCGTTGATCACCATCGGTCTGGCGCTGCTGTTGACCCGCAGCATCGTGCTACCGCTGGCGCAATCGTTGGGTGTGGCGGAAGTGGTGGCGGGCGGCGATCTGACTGGCGACATCAATATCTCCGGCAAGGACGAACCGGCGCGGCTGCTGCACGCGCTGAAAAGCATGCAGCACAATCTGCGTGACACCATCCGGCAGATTTCGGAGTCCTCCAGCCAACTGGCCTCGGCTTCGGAAGAGCTGAGCTGCGTTACCGAAGACGCCACGCGCGGATTGCATCAACAGAGTCTGGAAATCGAGCAAGCGGCCACGGCGGTGAATCAGATGACGGCGGCGGTGGAAGAGGTGGCCAGCAACGCGGTGGCGACCTCCGAGGCCTCGCGTGAATCCGATCGGATTGCCCAGCACGGTCGCGAGCAGGTGCAGCAGACGGTGTCGTCGATTGAGCTCCTGGCTGAGGATGTCACCAGCAATGCCAGTCAGGTGGAAGACCTGGCACAGAAGGTTCATGGCATCAGCAAAGTGCTGGACGTGATTCGCTCGATTGCCGAGCAGACTAATCTGCTGGCGTTGAACGCGGCGATTGAAGCGGCGCGGGCTGGTGATGCCGGGCGTGGGTTTGCGGTGGTGGCGGATGAGGTGAGGGCGCTGGCGCATCGCACGCAGCAATCGACGCAGGAAATCGAGCAGATGATTGGCGGCATTCAGCAAGGCACCGATTCGGCGGTCAGTTCGATGCAGCAGAGTAATGTTCGGGCGCGTTCGACGCTGGAGCTGGCCAAGGCTGCCGGGACTGCGCTGGAGGAGATTGCTTCGGCGTTTACGCTGATCAATGAGCGCAATCTGGTGATCGCCAGTGCTTCTGAGGAGCAGGCGGCGGTGGCGCGTGAGGTGGATCGCAATCTGATGAATATTCGTGATCTGGCGATGCAGACGTCGGCGGGGGCGAATCAGACCAGTGCGGCGAGTCAGGAGCTATCGCGGTTGGCGGTGGATTTGAACAACATGGTGGCCAAATTCTCGGTCTGA
- the cobO gene encoding cob(I)yrinic acid a,c-diamide adenosyltransferase has protein sequence MTDSPERDERHLARMQRKKAVIDERIANSPDECGLVLVLTGNGKGKSSSAFGMLARAMGHGMQCGVVQFIKGRNSTGEELFFRRFPEQVRFHVMGEGFTWETQDRQRDIAAAEAAWAVSRELLRDPSIGLVVLDELNIALKHGYLDLDQVLSDLQARPPMQHVIVTGRAAKPEMIEMGDTVTEMGMLKHAFQAGIKAQKGVEL, from the coding sequence ATGACTGATTCCCCCGAGCGTGACGAACGCCATCTGGCGCGTATGCAACGCAAAAAAGCCGTCATCGACGAACGCATCGCCAACTCGCCTGACGAATGCGGTCTGGTGCTGGTGCTGACCGGCAATGGCAAAGGCAAAAGCAGCTCGGCGTTCGGCATGCTCGCCCGCGCCATGGGCCACGGCATGCAGTGCGGTGTGGTGCAGTTCATCAAGGGCCGCAACAGCACTGGTGAAGAACTGTTCTTCCGTCGCTTCCCTGAGCAAGTGCGTTTCCATGTGATGGGTGAAGGTTTCACCTGGGAAACCCAGGACCGGCAGCGCGACATCGCCGCCGCCGAAGCCGCTTGGGCCGTTTCCCGCGAGTTACTGCGCGATCCGTCGATCGGTCTGGTGGTGCTCGATGAACTGAACATCGCCCTCAAGCACGGCTACCTCGATCTCGATCAGGTGCTCAGCGACTTGCAGGCGCGTCCGCCGATGCAGCACGTAATCGTCACCGGCCGCGCAGCCAAGCCGGAAATGATCGAAATGGGCGACACGGTCACCGAAATGGGCATGCTCAAACACGCTTTCCAGGCCGGCATCAAAGCGCAGAAAGGCGTCGAACTTTGA
- the purM gene encoding phosphoribosylformylglycinamidine cyclo-ligase, whose product MSKQPSLSYKDAGVDIDAGEALVERIKSVAKRTARPEVMGGLGGFGALCEIPAGYKQPVLVSGTDGVGTKLRLALNLNKHDSIGIDLVAMCVNDLVVCGAEPLFFLDYYATGKLNVDTAAQVVTGIGAGCELSGCSLVGGETAEMPGMYEGEDYDLAGFCVGVVEKAEIIDGSKVATGDALIALPSSGPHSNGYSLIRKIIEVSGADIETIQLDGKPLTDLLMAPTRIYVKPLLKLIKDTGAVKAMAHITGGGLLDNIPRVLPKGAQAVVDVASWTRPAVFDWLQEQGNVDETEMHRVLNCGVGMVICVAQEHVEVALNTLRDAGEQPWVIGQIAVAAEGADQVELKNLKAH is encoded by the coding sequence ATGAGCAAGCAACCCTCCCTGAGCTACAAGGACGCCGGTGTAGACATCGACGCCGGTGAAGCATTGGTCGAACGCATCAAGAGCGTCGCCAAGCGCACTGCGCGCCCGGAAGTCATGGGCGGCCTGGGCGGTTTCGGCGCCCTCTGCGAAATCCCGGCCGGCTACAAGCAGCCTGTACTGGTTTCCGGCACCGACGGCGTCGGCACCAAGCTGCGTCTGGCGCTGAACCTGAACAAGCACGACAGCATCGGTATCGACCTGGTTGCGATGTGCGTGAACGACCTCGTCGTTTGCGGCGCTGAGCCACTGTTCTTCCTCGACTACTACGCCACCGGCAAACTCAACGTCGACACCGCTGCCCAGGTTGTAACCGGCATCGGCGCTGGCTGCGAACTGTCCGGCTGCTCGCTGGTCGGCGGCGAAACCGCTGAAATGCCAGGCATGTACGAAGGCGAAGACTACGACCTGGCCGGTTTCTGCGTCGGCGTCGTGGAAAAAGCTGAAATCATCGACGGCTCGAAAGTCGCCACCGGTGACGCGCTGATCGCGCTGCCTTCGTCCGGCCCGCACTCCAACGGCTACTCGCTGATCCGCAAGATCATCGAAGTGTCCGGTGCCGACATCGAAACCATCCAGCTCGACGGCAAACCGCTGACCGACCTGCTGATGGCCCCGACCCGCATCTACGTGAAGCCGCTGCTCAAGCTGATCAAGGACACCGGCGCCGTCAAGGCCATGGCCCACATCACCGGTGGCGGCCTGCTCGACAACATCCCGCGCGTTCTGCCAAAAGGCGCTCAGGCCGTGGTTGACGTGGCCAGCTGGACTCGCCCGGCCGTCTTCGACTGGCTGCAAGAGCAAGGCAACGTTGACGAGACCGAAATGCACCGCGTCCTGAACTGCGGCGTCGGCATGGTCATCTGTGTGGCTCAGGAGCACGTTGAAGTCGCCCTGAACACCCTGCGTGACGCTGGCGAGCAACCTTGGGTCATCGGCCAGATCGCCGTAGCCGCTGAAGGCGCTGATCAGGTCGAGCTGAAAAACCTTAAGGCTCATTAA
- a CDS encoding sorbosone dehydrogenase family protein, translating to MRKSQLAFVIALAGGLAACGESSSLQVSDGTGPSPKLPEPNKTLIPTVNIAPAIGWPEGGKPTAAAGTQVAAFAEGLDHPRWLYVLPNGDVLVAETNAPPKPDDSSGIRGWVMKKVMGKAGAGVPSPNRITLLRDADHDGVAETRTVFLQNLNSPFGMTLVGNDLYVADTDRLLRFHYESGATEITSQPIKVTDLPGGTLNHHWTKNVIASKDGNKLYVTVGSNSNVGENGLDKEEGRAAIWEVDRATGNHRIFASGIRNPNGLAWEPTSGALWTAVNERDEIGSDLVPDYITSVKDGGFYGWPFSYYGQHVDVRVSPQNLDLVAKAIAPDYAVGPHTASLGLTFAEGNTLPAQFKEGAFIGQHGSWNRKPHSGYKVIFVPFTGGKPNGAPVDVLTGFLDKDENALGRPVGVVIDQQGGLLVADDVGNKVWRVSASK from the coding sequence ATGCGCAAGTCCCAGCTCGCTTTTGTCATCGCCCTCGCCGGAGGGCTCGCCGCCTGTGGTGAATCCTCCAGCCTGCAAGTTTCCGACGGCACCGGGCCGTCACCGAAATTGCCTGAACCGAACAAGACCCTGATCCCGACAGTGAATATTGCCCCGGCGATCGGCTGGCCCGAGGGCGGCAAACCGACCGCTGCGGCAGGCACACAGGTCGCTGCGTTCGCCGAAGGCCTTGATCATCCACGCTGGCTCTACGTGTTGCCCAATGGTGATGTGCTGGTGGCAGAAACCAATGCCCCGCCGAAACCAGACGACAGCAGTGGTATTCGCGGCTGGGTGATGAAGAAAGTCATGGGCAAGGCTGGTGCAGGCGTACCGAGCCCGAATCGCATCACCCTGCTGCGTGATGCCGATCATGACGGTGTCGCCGAGACGCGTACGGTGTTCCTGCAGAACCTCAACTCGCCGTTTGGCATGACCCTGGTCGGCAACGATCTGTATGTGGCGGATACCGATCGCCTGCTGCGCTTCCATTACGAATCCGGCGCGACCGAGATCACGTCGCAACCGATCAAGGTGACGGACCTGCCCGGCGGTACGCTGAATCATCACTGGACCAAGAACGTTATCGCCAGCAAGGACGGCAACAAGCTGTACGTCACTGTCGGCTCGAACAGCAACGTCGGCGAAAACGGTCTGGATAAAGAGGAAGGTCGCGCCGCGATCTGGGAAGTCGATCGGGCGACCGGTAATCACCGGATTTTCGCCTCGGGCATTCGCAACCCCAACGGCCTGGCCTGGGAACCCACCAGCGGCGCGCTGTGGACGGCGGTCAACGAGCGTGACGAGATCGGCAGCGACCTGGTGCCGGACTACATCACCTCGGTCAAGGACGGTGGATTTTATGGCTGGCCGTTCAGCTACTACGGTCAGCATGTCGATGTGCGCGTATCGCCGCAGAACCTCGACCTGGTCGCCAAGGCCATTGCTCCGGATTACGCGGTCGGCCCGCATACCGCGTCGCTGGGCCTGACCTTCGCCGAGGGCAACACGCTGCCAGCGCAGTTCAAGGAAGGCGCGTTCATTGGCCAGCACGGTTCCTGGAACCGCAAACCGCACAGTGGTTATAAAGTGATTTTCGTGCCGTTTACCGGCGGCAAGCCAAACGGCGCACCGGTGGATGTGCTGACCGGTTTCCTCGACAAGGACGAGAATGCACTGGGTCGCCCGGTGGGCGTGGTGATCGACCAGCAAGGTGGTTTGCTGGTGGCGGATGACGTGGGGAACAAGGTGTGGCGGGTGTCTGCCAGCAAATAA